A genomic region of Janthinobacterium lividum contains the following coding sequences:
- a CDS encoding ABC transporter permease, with protein sequence MNGRNFLQRWFGRGWLSLGYLFLYLPIIVLIVFSFNSSRQDMVWSGFSLRWYSELMSDTEIISGFGLSLKIAFMSATSSVILGTFAAFALTSYQRFRGRTVFSAMVSAPLVMPEVIIGLSLLLMLVSMQKVFGFPERGVLTIWLGHTLLGMAYAAVVVQSRLQEMSKSLAEAAMDLGCRAHQVFFLVTLPNITQALASAWLLTFTLSLDDVVLSAFLSGPGSTTMPLVIFSRARLGLDPRVNAIAALTILVVTLAVIAYAVMLARADRRRRKQMSAAYLAD encoded by the coding sequence ATGAACGGACGTAATTTCCTGCAGCGCTGGTTCGGCCGCGGCTGGCTCTCGCTCGGCTATCTGTTCCTCTACCTGCCCATCATCGTGCTGATCGTCTTTTCGTTCAACAGCTCGCGCCAGGACATGGTGTGGAGCGGCTTTTCGCTGCGCTGGTACAGCGAGTTGATGAGCGACACGGAAATCATCTCGGGCTTCGGTTTGTCCCTGAAGATCGCCTTCATGTCGGCCACATCGTCCGTCATCCTCGGCACGTTTGCCGCCTTCGCCTTGACCAGCTACCAGCGCTTCCGTGGCCGCACGGTGTTTTCCGCCATGGTCAGCGCGCCTTTGGTGATGCCAGAAGTGATCATCGGCCTGTCCCTGCTGCTAATGCTGGTGTCCATGCAAAAGGTCTTCGGTTTCCCCGAACGTGGCGTGCTGACCATCTGGCTCGGCCACACCCTGCTGGGCATGGCGTATGCGGCCGTAGTGGTGCAGTCGCGCCTGCAGGAGATGAGTAAATCCCTGGCCGAAGCGGCCATGGACCTGGGCTGCCGCGCGCACCAGGTATTCTTCCTCGTGACCCTGCCGAACATCACGCAGGCGCTGGCGTCGGCCTGGCTGCTGACATTTACCCTGTCGCTGGACGACGTGGTGCTGTCGGCCTTTTTGTCCGGTCCCGGTTCGACGACGATGCCGCTGGTGATCTTCTCGCGCGCGCGCCTGGGGCTCGATCCGCGCGTCAATGCCATCGCCGCGCTGACCATCCTGGTGGTGACGCTTGCCGTGATCGCGTATGCCGTGATGCTGGCGCGCGCCGACCGGAGACGGCGCAAGCAGATGTCTGCGGCTTATTTGGCAGACTAG
- the panB gene encoding 3-methyl-2-oxobutanoate hydroxymethyltransferase produces the protein MSAYLQGTDLAAKDKAATPAPAPSKPVANKAVTIHTLATLRAAGEKITMLTCYDASFASLMDRCGVEILLIGDSLGMVCNGHNSTLPVTVAELAYHTASVARGSKSAMIMADLPFGAYGTPETAYANAVILMQAGAHMIKIEGGAWLAEIVRFLTERGIPICAHIGLTPQSVHQLGGYKVQGKSTESAAELKNDALTLQNAGAAIVLMEAMPSQLGKEVTDMLTIPTIGIGAGPDCSGQVLVMHDMLGVFPGRKARFVRNFMEGAASIDDAVTGYVKAVKDGSFPALEHCF, from the coding sequence ATGTCCGCTTATTTGCAAGGAACAGATCTGGCCGCAAAAGACAAGGCCGCCACACCGGCGCCGGCGCCATCCAAGCCTGTCGCCAACAAGGCCGTGACCATCCACACCCTGGCCACGCTGCGCGCCGCCGGCGAAAAGATCACCATGCTGACCTGCTATGACGCCAGCTTTGCGTCCCTGATGGACCGCTGCGGCGTGGAGATCCTGCTGATCGGCGATTCGCTCGGCATGGTCTGCAATGGCCACAACTCCACCCTGCCCGTCACCGTGGCCGAACTGGCCTACCACACGGCTTCCGTGGCGCGCGGCAGCAAGTCGGCCATGATCATGGCCGACCTGCCGTTCGGCGCCTACGGCACACCTGAAACAGCCTATGCCAACGCCGTCATCCTGATGCAGGCTGGCGCGCACATGATCAAGATCGAAGGCGGCGCCTGGCTGGCCGAGATCGTCCGTTTCCTCACCGAACGCGGCATCCCCATCTGCGCCCACATCGGCCTGACGCCGCAATCCGTGCACCAGCTGGGCGGCTATAAAGTGCAGGGCAAGAGCACGGAAAGCGCGGCGGAACTGAAGAACGACGCGCTGACGCTGCAAAACGCGGGCGCCGCCATCGTGCTGATGGAAGCGATGCCGTCGCAGCTGGGCAAGGAAGTGACGGACATGCTGACCATCCCCACCATCGGTATCGGCGCCGGTCCCGATTGCTCGGGCCAGGTGCTCGTCATGCACGACATGCTGGGCGTCTTCCCGGGCCGCAAGGCGCGCTTCGTGCGCAACTTCATGGAAGGCGCGGCCAGCATCGACGACGCCGTCACCGGCTATGTGAAAGCCGTCAAGGATGGCAGCTTCCCGGCGCTGGAACACTGCTTCTGA
- a CDS encoding glutamine synthetase family protein, with product MAIRENFTYTDMDLWLNEKRVTEIECLVPDLTGVARGKILPRGKFTQERGMRIPEAVLGMTVTGNYPVDDGGYDRAISSTDRDMILKADPTTITMVPWATDPTAQVIHDCYFADGMLVDFAPRSVLRRVLKLYADKGWKPVVAPELEFYLTAKNTDPDLPLKPPIGRSGRAETSRQVYSIDAVNEFDPLFEDIYDYCELMNLDVDTLIHEIGAGQMEINFLHGDPLGLADKVFFFKRTLREAALKHDMYATFMAKPMAGEPGSAMHVHQSVVDAKTGLNIFSNEDGSAAPIFKHYIAGLQRYMPSAMAIVAPYVNSYRRIVRHTAAPINIQWGLDNRTVGFRVPESGVQDRRVENRIIGADANPYLALAVTLACGYLGMTEQLEATPMMVGSAYDMKFELPQGLPEALQLLRAEDKLRTVLGERFIDVYAAIKDLEHQEFMTVISPWEREHLLLHV from the coding sequence ATGGCAATACGTGAAAATTTCACCTATACGGATATGGATTTGTGGCTCAATGAAAAGCGCGTCACGGAAATCGAATGCCTGGTACCCGACCTGACGGGCGTGGCGCGCGGGAAGATCCTGCCGCGCGGGAAATTCACCCAGGAGCGCGGCATGCGCATCCCGGAAGCGGTACTCGGCATGACGGTGACGGGCAATTATCCGGTCGACGATGGGGGCTACGACCGCGCCATTTCCAGCACCGACCGCGACATGATCTTGAAGGCCGATCCCACCACCATCACCATGGTGCCGTGGGCAACCGATCCCACCGCGCAAGTCATCCACGACTGCTATTTCGCCGACGGCATGCTGGTCGATTTCGCGCCCCGCTCCGTGCTGCGGCGCGTGCTGAAACTGTATGCGGACAAGGGCTGGAAACCGGTGGTGGCGCCGGAACTGGAGTTCTACCTGACGGCGAAAAACACGGACCCGGACTTGCCCTTGAAGCCGCCCATCGGCCGCAGCGGCAGGGCCGAGACGAGCCGCCAGGTGTACAGCATCGACGCCGTCAACGAGTTCGATCCCCTGTTTGAGGATATCTACGATTACTGCGAATTGATGAACCTTGACGTCGACACGCTGATCCACGAGATCGGCGCGGGACAGATGGAAATCAACTTCCTGCACGGCGATCCGCTGGGCCTGGCCGACAAGGTGTTTTTCTTCAAGCGCACCCTGCGTGAAGCGGCCCTGAAACACGATATGTACGCCACCTTCATGGCCAAGCCGATGGCGGGTGAACCGGGTTCCGCCATGCACGTGCACCAGAGCGTCGTCGATGCGAAGACAGGCCTGAACATCTTCAGCAACGAGGACGGTTCGGCCGCGCCCATCTTCAAGCATTACATCGCGGGCCTGCAGCGCTACATGCCGTCGGCCATGGCCATCGTCGCGCCCTACGTGAATTCCTACCGCCGCATCGTGCGCCATACGGCCGCGCCGATCAACATCCAGTGGGGCCTGGACAACCGCACGGTGGGCTTCCGCGTGCCCGAGTCGGGCGTGCAGGACCGGCGCGTGGAAAACCGCATCATCGGCGCCGACGCCAATCCCTACCTGGCCCTGGCCGTCACGCTGGCCTGCGGCTATCTCGGCATGACGGAGCAGCTGGAAGCGACGCCGATGATGGTGGGCAGCGCCTATGACATGAAGTTCGAACTGCCGCAAGGCTTGCCCGAAGCCCTGCAGCTGCTGCGCGCGGAAGACAAGCTGCGCACGGTGCTGGGCGAGCGCTTCATCGACGTGTATGCGGCCATCAAGGACCTGGAGCACCAGGAGTTCATGACCGTCATCAGTCCCTGGGAGCGCGAGCATCTTCTGCTCCACGTTTAA
- a CDS encoding gamma-glutamyl-gamma-aminobutyrate hydrolase family protein, producing MRRPIVLVPACQRQLGSHVWHMAQDKYLHAVLRGAGCMPLLLPALGADADLEAALQIADGVMLTGSASNVDARLYGEDILHPDLPQDPARDATTLPLIRAALACQLPLLAICRGFQEVNVALGGGLHQAVHAVPGMQDHRENLLDPLARQYAPAHRIKLMPDGLLSRLLGGESEMMVNSLHGQGIARLADGLLVEALADDGLVEAYTVASAAGFTLAVQWHPEWQVEDNPHSMRLFGAFGQACRDYQEQQHRKTG from the coding sequence ATGCGCCGTCCCATCGTTCTCGTTCCCGCCTGCCAGCGCCAGCTTGGCAGCCACGTCTGGCACATGGCACAGGATAAATACCTGCACGCCGTGCTGCGCGGTGCCGGCTGCATGCCGCTGCTGCTGCCCGCCCTGGGCGCGGATGCGGACCTGGAAGCGGCGCTGCAGATCGCCGATGGCGTGATGCTGACCGGCTCGGCCTCGAACGTCGACGCGCGCCTGTATGGCGAAGATATCCTCCATCCCGACCTGCCGCAAGACCCCGCGCGCGACGCCACCACCTTGCCCCTGATCCGCGCCGCGCTGGCATGCCAGCTGCCCCTGCTCGCCATCTGCCGCGGCTTCCAGGAAGTCAACGTGGCCCTGGGCGGTGGCCTGCACCAGGCCGTGCACGCGGTGCCGGGCATGCAGGACCATCGCGAGAACTTGCTCGATCCCCTGGCGCGCCAGTACGCGCCAGCGCACCGCATCAAGTTGATGCCCGACGGCCTGCTGTCACGCCTGCTGGGCGGCGAGAGCGAAATGATGGTCAACTCCTTGCATGGCCAGGGAATCGCCCGGCTGGCCGATGGCTTGCTGGTGGAAGCCCTGGCCGACGATGGCCTGGTGGAAGCCTATACGGTGGCCAGCGCCGCCGGTTTTACCCTGGCCGTGCAATGGCACCCGGAATGGCAGGTGGAAGACAATCCGCATTCCATGCGCCTGTTCGGCGCCTTCGGCCAGGCTTGCCGCGATTACCAGGAACAGCAGCATAGAAAGACAGGATGA
- a CDS encoding aspartate aminotransferase family protein — protein sequence MSTTNNPLAPSAALVASVAQKNAAPQVYDTAAIQQMDSAHYLHPFTDFQDLASKGARVMVRGDGVYLWDSQGKKIVDGMSGLWCVNVGYGRTSISQAVYRQMETLPFYNSFFGTTNVPAAQLAAKLAQISPPQFQHVFFTSSGSDGNDTNLRMVRRYWDILGYKERHTIISRHNAYHGSTVAGASLGGMDGMHAQGGMPIPGIAHIGQPNYLESGHGLSPEEFGVKAAGWLEDKILEIGADKVAAFIGEPVQGAGGVIIPPSTYWPEIQRICDKYGILLIADEVICGFGRLGRWFGSELFGIQPDLITFAKGVTSGYVPLGGVLVGDRVAKVLIEQGGEFTHGFTYSGHPVACAAALENIRIIEEEQLVAKVADDTGPYLKQCFASLGEHPLVGYADSCGLVAGLNLVRKKGATVHDNELFDEGQGVGMICRGHMFDNGVIMRAVGERMIVAPPLVMTRAQIDEMVGLIRVCLDKTHADVKAKGWV from the coding sequence ATGAGTACAACAAACAATCCGCTGGCGCCGAGCGCCGCCCTGGTCGCCTCCGTGGCGCAGAAAAACGCGGCGCCGCAGGTGTATGACACGGCCGCCATCCAGCAGATGGACTCGGCCCACTACCTGCATCCATTCACTGATTTCCAGGACCTGGCAAGCAAGGGCGCCAGGGTGATGGTGCGCGGCGACGGCGTCTATCTGTGGGATAGCCAGGGCAAGAAGATCGTCGACGGCATGTCGGGCCTGTGGTGCGTCAACGTGGGCTACGGCCGCACGTCGATCTCGCAAGCCGTGTACCGGCAGATGGAGACGCTGCCGTTCTATAACAGCTTCTTTGGCACGACCAACGTGCCGGCCGCGCAGCTGGCCGCCAAGCTGGCGCAAATCTCGCCGCCGCAGTTCCAGCACGTGTTCTTCACCAGTTCCGGCTCCGACGGCAACGACACGAATTTGCGCATGGTGCGCCGCTACTGGGATATCCTCGGCTACAAGGAGAGACATACCATCATCAGCCGCCACAATGCCTATCACGGTAGCACGGTGGCGGGAGCGTCGCTGGGCGGCATGGATGGCATGCATGCGCAGGGCGGCATGCCCATCCCCGGCATCGCGCATATCGGCCAGCCCAATTACCTGGAGTCGGGCCACGGCTTGAGCCCCGAGGAATTCGGTGTAAAGGCGGCTGGCTGGCTGGAAGACAAGATCCTGGAAATCGGCGCCGACAAGGTGGCCGCCTTCATCGGCGAGCCGGTGCAGGGCGCCGGCGGCGTCATCATCCCTCCATCGACCTACTGGCCGGAGATCCAGCGTATCTGCGACAAGTACGGCATTTTGCTCATCGCCGATGAAGTCATCTGCGGCTTCGGCCGCCTGGGGCGCTGGTTCGGCTCCGAACTGTTCGGCATCCAGCCCGACCTGATCACCTTTGCCAAGGGTGTCACGTCCGGCTATGTGCCGCTGGGCGGCGTGCTGGTGGGCGACAGGGTAGCCAAGGTGCTGATCGAGCAGGGCGGCGAATTCACGCACGGTTTCACGTATTCCGGCCACCCCGTTGCCTGCGCGGCGGCGCTGGAAAACATCCGCATCATCGAGGAAGAGCAGCTGGTGGCGAAGGTGGCCGACGATACGGGACCGTACCTGAAGCAGTGCTTCGCCAGCCTGGGCGAACATCCGCTGGTCGGCTATGCGGACAGCTGCGGCCTGGTCGCGGGCCTGAACCTCGTGCGCAAGAAGGGCGCCACCGTGCATGACAACGAGCTGTTCGACGAGGGCCAGGGCGTGGGCATGATCTGCCGCGGCCACATGTTCGACAACGGCGTCATCATGCGCGCCGTGGGCGAACGCATGATCGTCGCCCCGCCGCTGGTGATGACGCGCGCGCAGATCGATGAAATGGTGGGCTTGATACGCGTGTGCCTGGACAAGACGCATGCGGACGTGAAGGCGAAGGGCTGGGTGTAG
- a CDS encoding aldehyde dehydrogenase, which produces MTENTSWHARAAEIKIDGRAFINGERAGARSGQTFDNLSPIDGRLLGQVARCDGADVDAAVQAARAAFEDRRWAGKSPAQRKRVLIKFADLVQKYGPELALLETLDMGKPIKYSQSVDVGATANCLRWYGEAIDKVYDEIAPTPANSLALITREPVGVVAAIVPWNYPMIMAAWKIAPALAAGNSVILKPSEKSPLTALRLADIALEAGVPAGVFNVLPGYGNEAGAALALHMDVDCIGFTGSTRTGKLIVQMAGQSNLKRAWTELGGKSANIVCADCPDLDKAVAAAVGSIFFNQGESCNAPSRLFVEESIKEEFLAKALAMLPRFQPGDPLDEATVMGAIVDATQMQTVMGYIAAGKSEGAQLLGGGEAVRAETGGYYVQPTIFGVDAGMTIAREEIFGPVLSVLGFTDIGEAVKQANATPYGLQAAVWTSDITKAIQTARALRAGTVHVNQYDGDDITVPFGGYKQSGNGRDKSLHALDKYTELKTTWIQVG; this is translated from the coding sequence ATGACGGAAAACACCAGCTGGCACGCACGTGCCGCAGAGATCAAGATCGATGGGCGTGCCTTCATCAATGGCGAGCGCGCCGGGGCCAGGTCAGGCCAGACTTTCGACAATCTGTCGCCCATCGATGGGCGTCTCCTGGGGCAAGTGGCCCGTTGCGATGGGGCGGACGTGGATGCGGCCGTGCAGGCCGCGCGCGCCGCCTTCGAGGACCGCCGCTGGGCAGGGAAATCGCCTGCGCAGCGCAAGCGCGTGCTGATCAAGTTCGCCGACCTGGTGCAGAAGTACGGCCCCGAGCTGGCCTTGCTGGAAACCCTGGACATGGGCAAACCGATCAAGTACAGCCAGAGCGTGGACGTGGGCGCCACGGCCAACTGCCTGCGCTGGTATGGCGAGGCGATCGACAAGGTCTACGATGAAATCGCGCCGACTCCGGCCAACAGCCTGGCCCTGATCACGCGCGAACCGGTGGGCGTCGTCGCCGCCATCGTGCCGTGGAACTACCCGATGATCATGGCTGCCTGGAAGATCGCGCCGGCCCTCGCGGCAGGCAATAGCGTGATCCTCAAACCCTCCGAAAAATCCCCATTGACGGCCTTGCGCCTGGCCGACATCGCGCTGGAAGCGGGCGTGCCGGCCGGCGTTTTCAATGTGCTGCCCGGCTACGGCAACGAGGCGGGCGCCGCGCTGGCGCTGCACATGGATGTCGATTGCATCGGTTTTACGGGTTCCACGCGCACGGGAAAATTGATCGTGCAGATGGCGGGCCAGTCAAACCTGAAACGGGCGTGGACGGAATTGGGCGGCAAGTCCGCCAACATCGTTTGCGCCGATTGCCCTGACCTGGACAAGGCCGTGGCGGCCGCCGTCGGCTCCATCTTCTTCAACCAGGGCGAAAGCTGCAACGCGCCATCGCGTCTGTTCGTGGAAGAATCGATCAAGGAAGAATTCCTGGCCAAGGCATTGGCCATGCTGCCGCGCTTCCAGCCCGGCGACCCGCTCGACGAAGCCACCGTCATGGGCGCCATCGTCGACGCGACGCAGATGCAAACCGTGATGGGCTATATCGCGGCCGGCAAGAGCGAAGGCGCGCAGCTGCTGGGCGGTGGCGAGGCCGTGCGCGCGGAAACGGGCGGCTACTATGTGCAGCCCACCATCTTCGGCGTGGACGCGGGCATGACGATCGCGCGCGAAGAGATCTTCGGCCCCGTGCTGTCCGTGCTGGGTTTTACGGATATTGGCGAGGCGGTGAAACAGGCCAATGCCACGCCGTACGGCTTGCAGGCGGCCGTATGGACATCGGACATCACCAAGGCCATCCAGACGGCGCGGGCCCTGCGCGCGGGCACCGTGCACGTCAACCAGTATGACGGCGACGACATCACCGTGCCGTTCGGCGGCTACAAGCAGTCGGGCAACGGGCGTGACAAGTCACTGCACGCGCTGGACAAGTACACGGAGCTGAAGACGACGTGGATACAGGTGGGGTAG
- a CDS encoding ABC transporter ATP-binding protein, with protein MTIATPAASASDAPAPFLLIDQLVKEFDGVRAVNDISVTINKGEIFALLGSSGCGKSTLLRMLAGFETPTSGRIALAGNSIVDVPPHQRPINMMFQSYALFPHLSVWDNIAFGLRRDGLPKAEVASRVEQMLALVQLGQYAKRKPHQLSGGQQQRVALARSLAKRPQLLLLDEPLGALDKKLRERTQMELVNIIEQVGVTCVMVTHDQDEAMSMATRIAVMSEGRILQVGAPGEIYETPNCRFVADFIGSVNLFDGRITEDEPDHVVIATADGEHYVSHGITGNLGMDVSVAVRPEKIGIQIEPPALQERASPAEHGYNCAQGVIVAMAYFGNETSYHVCLDSGTVVKVSRTNAARHDAARLEREQRVWVWWDGADIVVLTN; from the coding sequence ATGACGATAGCAACACCCGCCGCGTCGGCCAGCGACGCCCCAGCGCCTTTCTTGCTGATTGATCAACTGGTCAAGGAATTCGATGGCGTGCGCGCCGTCAATGATATTTCCGTGACGATCAACAAGGGCGAGATATTCGCCCTGCTCGGCAGTTCAGGCTGCGGCAAGTCGACCCTGCTGCGCATGCTGGCCGGTTTCGAGACGCCGACGTCGGGGCGCATCGCTTTGGCGGGCAACAGCATCGTCGATGTGCCGCCGCACCAGCGCCCCATCAACATGATGTTCCAGTCGTATGCGCTGTTCCCCCATTTGTCCGTGTGGGACAACATCGCCTTCGGCCTGCGCCGCGATGGCTTGCCGAAAGCGGAAGTGGCGTCAAGGGTCGAGCAGATGCTGGCGCTGGTGCAACTGGGGCAGTATGCGAAGCGCAAGCCGCACCAGTTGTCGGGCGGGCAGCAGCAGCGCGTGGCGCTGGCGCGCAGCCTGGCCAAGCGTCCGCAATTGCTGCTGCTCGACGAGCCGCTGGGCGCGCTGGATAAAAAACTGCGCGAACGCACGCAGATGGAACTGGTCAATATCATCGAGCAGGTGGGCGTCACCTGCGTGATGGTCACGCACGACCAGGACGAGGCCATGAGCATGGCCACGCGCATCGCCGTCATGAGCGAAGGGCGCATCCTGCAGGTGGGGGCTCCCGGCGAAATCTACGAGACGCCGAACTGCCGTTTCGTGGCCGACTTCATCGGCAGCGTCAACCTGTTCGATGGCCGCATCACGGAAGATGAACCCGACCACGTGGTCATCGCCACCGCCGATGGCGAGCACTATGTTTCGCACGGCATCACGGGCAACCTGGGCATGGATGTTTCGGTGGCCGTGCGCCCCGAAAAAATCGGCATCCAGATCGAGCCACCTGCCTTGCAAGAGCGCGCGTCGCCGGCGGAACACGGCTACAACTGCGCCCAGGGCGTGATCGTCGCCATGGCATATTTTGGCAATGAAACCAGCTACCACGTGTGCCTCGACAGCGGCACGGTGGTGAAAGTCTCGCGCACCAACGCGGCCCGCCACGACGCCGCGCGCCTCGAGCGCGAACAGCGCGTGTGGGTGTGGTGGGATGGCGCCGACATCGTCGTGCTGACCAACTGA
- a CDS encoding ABC transporter permease subunit: protein MTSILQMLRGLVTLRWITGRNAGRGAVIAVPSLFLAAAFLVPFLIVLRISLSDMDTAGSPFGGLLSYVDGIVVLKVKIANYLFIAADELYLLTYLSSLKYAAITTAICLFIGYPFAYFMVRAKPSIRPVLMMLVMLPFWTSFLLRVYAWKGILANHGLLNDLLIALGVVSEPLHMMNTSFSLVVGMVYAYRPFMILPLYANLVKMDMRFLEAAADLGATPLQAFWRITVPLSKSGIIAGAMLVFIPSVGEYVIPELLGGPETLMIGRVLWDEYFTNNDWAMASSVTVLVVLLILVPMAIFNKYKTDQNAEERT from the coding sequence ATGACGTCCATTTTGCAAATGCTGCGCGGTCTGGTCACCTTGCGCTGGATAACGGGAAGAAATGCTGGCCGCGGCGCCGTCATCGCCGTTCCCTCGCTGTTCCTGGCGGCAGCCTTCCTCGTGCCTTTCCTGATCGTGCTGCGTATCAGCCTGTCCGACATGGACACGGCGGGCAGTCCGTTCGGCGGCCTGCTGTCGTATGTCGATGGCATCGTCGTGCTGAAGGTCAAAATCGCCAACTACCTGTTCATCGCCGCCGATGAACTGTATCTGCTCACCTATCTCAGTTCATTGAAATACGCGGCCATCACCACCGCCATCTGCCTCTTCATCGGCTACCCGTTCGCCTACTTCATGGTGCGCGCCAAGCCATCGATCCGGCCCGTGCTGATGATGCTGGTGATGCTGCCGTTCTGGACTTCCTTTCTGCTGCGCGTGTATGCGTGGAAGGGCATCCTGGCCAACCACGGCTTGCTCAACGACTTGCTGATCGCGCTGGGCGTGGTGAGCGAACCGCTGCACATGATGAACACCTCGTTTTCGCTGGTGGTGGGCATGGTGTACGCCTATCGGCCCTTCATGATCCTGCCCCTGTACGCGAACCTGGTGAAAATGGATATGCGCTTCCTGGAGGCGGCGGCCGACCTGGGCGCCACGCCCTTGCAGGCGTTCTGGCGCATCACCGTACCTCTGTCGAAATCGGGCATCATCGCCGGCGCCATGCTGGTGTTCATCCCGTCCGTGGGCGAATACGTCATTCCCGAGCTGCTGGGCGGCCCGGAAACCCTGATGATCGGCCGCGTGCTGTGGGATGAATATTTCACGAACAACGACTGGGCCATGGCGTCGTCGGTGACGGTGCTGGTGGTCTTGCTGATCCTCGTGCCGATGGCCATTTTTAACAAATACAAGACGGACCAGAACGCGGAGGAACGCACATGA